Proteins from a genomic interval of Ciona intestinalis chromosome 9, KH, whole genome shotgun sequence:
- the LOC100180498 gene encoding GDP-Man:Man(3)GlcNAc(2)-PP-Dol alpha-1,2-mannosyltransferase-like, translated as MICVLTTGIAVTFCIILPCLACLKILVLNRKWRRGSQKVIGFFHPYCNAGGGGERVLWCAVRAIQESHPGVKCVVYTGDITSTASQILNKASSTFGITLSNSVDFVFLRRRRWVEATRYPILTLLGQSMGSVWLGVEALLACPPDVFLDTMGYAFTLPLFKYIGGCRTGCYVHYPTISTDMLNVVECQNDSFNNRKLIARSKLLTKCKLIYYRAFAFMYGVAGRCSEAVLTNSSWTLNHINQIWKCQQITSIVFPPCDISGFLEIPLTRKPTQDILGEKYEGKLIVLSIAQFRPEKNHSLQVESFHKFLSICEDPSKHLLLMVGGCRNEGDESRVAELKSLISKLNLQEKVEIRTNISFGELKDLLSVAHVGIHTMSNEHFGIGVVEFQAAGVIALANNSGGPKMDIVKEIQGCQTGFLAHDVTTYSEALRDIYSLTVEKRTEILGSARAACKRFSEQEFKQHFLAAISPVLVSRPKTE; from the exons ATGatctgtgttttaacaaccggAATCGCTGTTACTTTCTGCATAATTCTACCCTGCTTGGCGTGCCTAAAGATTTTGGTTTTGAACCGAAAATGGCGACGCGGAAGCCAAAAAGTTATCGGATTTTTTCATCCTTACTGCAATGCTGGGGGTGGGGGTGAACGAGTTCTCTGGTGCGCTGTTCGTGCTATTCAAGAAag CCACCCTGGTGTTAAGTGTGTCGTGTACACCGGTGACATCACATCCACTGCCTCACAAATCCTCAACAAAGCCAGCTCCACTTTCGGGATAACATTATCGAATTCCGTTGATTTTGTTTTCCTACGAAGAAGacgctgggttgaagcaacgAGATATCCAATCCTCACCTTGCTGGGCCAAAGCATGGGATCTGTTTGGTTGGGTGTTGAAGCATTGCTTGCGTGTCCACCCGATGTTTTCTTGGACACGATGGG ATATGCCTTTACATTgccattgtttaaatacattggTGGATGCAGGACTGGGTGTTACGTGCATTACCCAACCATCAGCACTGATATGTTGAATGTTGTGGAATGCCAGAATGATTCCTTCAACAACAGGAAACTTATTGCACGCAGCAAGCTCCTCACAAAGTGCAAACTAATCTATTACAG GGCGTTTGCGTTCATGTATGGCGTGGCTGGAAGGTGCAGTGAAGCGGTGTTGACCAATTCCTCATGGACTCTTAATCATATTAACCAGATATGGAAATGTCAACAAATCACATCCATAGTTTTCCCACCATGCGATATAAGTGGTTTCCTGGAGATTCCACTCACGAGGAAACCAACGCAAGACATATTAGGGGAAAAATATGAAGGAAAACTCATCGTTTTGTCAATTGCTCAGTTCAGacctgaaaaaaatcattctttgcag GTTGAATCTTTCCATAAATTTCTCTCCATTTGTGAAGACCCTTCGAAACATCTTCTTCTCATGGTTGGAGGATGCAGGAACGAAGGAGATGAAA GCCGTGTAGCGGAACTGAAATCACTCATTTCGAAACTAAATCTTCAAGAAAAAGTGGAAATAAGAACCAATATATCATTCGGTGAATTGAAAGATCTTTTGTCGGTAGCTCATGTTGGGATACATACAATGTCAAATGAACATTTTGGAATCG GTGTTGTAGAGTTCCAAGCAGCCGGAGTAATCGCACTCGCAAATAATTCTGGTGGGCCAAAGATGGACATAGTGAAA GAAATCCAAGGTTGTCAAACTGGTTTTCTGGCACATGACGTGACCACATACTCCGAAGCTCTGCGcgatatttattctttaactGTTGAAAAACGAACGGAGATATTGGGTTCCGCTCGAGCAGCTTGCAAACGTTTCAGCGAGCaagaatttaaacaacattttttggcTGCAATTTCCCCTGTTTTGGTATCACGGCCCAAAACAGAATAA
- the LOC100186001 gene encoding protein PLANT CADMIUM RESISTANCE 3-like → MGEWTYGLFDCFGNCTLCIITYIVPCVTAGQNAEKVDQGSCIMCGIASMLGPCGIYFMARTREATRERKGIEGSFLNDCLCSWFCALCSIIQVARELEGSPMGQSMSRV, encoded by the exons ATGGGCGAATGGACTTACGGATTGTTTGATTGTTTCGGCAACTGCACTCTCTGTATCATCACCTACATCGTACCTTGTGTTACAGCAG GTCAAAATGCGGAGAAGGTCGACCAAGGAAGTTGCATTATGTGCGGCATCGCGTCCATGCTGGGACCTTGTGGTATTTATTTCATGGCAAGAACCCGTGAAGCGACAAGGGAACGGAAAGGCATTGAA GGTTCATTCCTGAATGATTGTCTTTGCTCTTGGTTTTGTGCCTTGTGTTCCATCATACAAGTAGCAAGG GAGCTTGAAGGTAGTCCCATGGGTCAATCGATGTCCCGAGTATAA
- the LOC101242046 gene encoding beta-1,3-galactosyltransferase 5-like, producing MNTNANIRRLIFLFMSLFMVSIFLQIVQFQFFERMIKCHTNVVNTRSNEEQNIKPPIFLMEPDIQLRNKSNTKCLPGRESYFVHVTFVKSAMGNTLNRDTIRQTWGSVSHIGHVDFYTVFVVGSYGSEANFTSLEDESEKHKDILQYSGDDKYGNIAEKTLAGMAWAATNLHFNTKPLLGGHLYASADDDMLIDVDELRKNIFNYYQHSGYLRMKLFPIVCGFKLAEKSKPQRTPGAKWYVSEDVFKWGVYPHFCHGGFYTMSIATMLELYKASMETNLFHFDDVWITGILRNVIGMPNNYLVASMGSQISEHYAAFESNEMNRINFREKFEQNMLRVTQPYCRKAVETKSP from the exons ATGAACACTAATGCCAACATACGAAGATTGATCTTCCTCTTTATGTCATTATTTATGGTTTCAATCTTTTTACAAATCGTccaatttcaattttttgaaaG GATGATCAAATGTCACACCAACGTTGTAAATACGAGGAGCAACgaagaacaaaatattaaaccgcCCATCTTTTTAATGGAGCCAGACATACAACTCCGGAACAAAAGTAATACCAAGTGTTTACCCGGTAGAG AATCCTACTTCGTGCACGTCACCTTCGTTAAGTCGGCGATGGGGAATACCCTTAACCGAGACACCATACGTCAAACCTGGGGATCCGTGTCACATATTGGGCACGTCGATTTTTACACCGTGTTCGTGGTTGGTTCGTATGGAAGTGAAGCCAACTTTACTTCGTTAGAAGACGAAAGCGAAAAACATAAAGATATTTTGCAATATAGTGGCGACGATAAATACGG AAACATAGCGGAGAAGACGTTAGCAGGGATGGCGTGGGCCGCtacaaacttacattttaatacaaaGCCTTTACTTGGGGGTCACTTGTATGCGTCGGCTGATGATGATATGTTGATTGACGTGGACGAACTAAggaaaaatatctttaattattatcaacaTTCAGGATATCTTAGGATGAAATTGTTCCCGATAGTATGCGGGTTTAAACTGGCGGAGAAAAGTAAACCTCAGAGAACACCAGGCGCCAAATGGTACGTATCAGAAGATGTGTTTAAATGGGGGGTGTACCCACATTTTTGCCATGGCGGGTTTTATACGATGTCTATAGCCACGATGctggagttgtacaaagcttCGATGGAAACAAATCTCTTTCATTTTGATGACGTTTGGATAACTGGGATATTACGAAATGTAATCGGGATGCCGAATAACTATTTGGTTGCTTCGATGGGGAGTCAAATATCCGAACACTATGCGGCGTTCGAGAGCAACGAAATGAACAGAATTAACTTTCGTGAAAAATTCGAACAAAATATGTTACGAGTGACGCAACCTTATTGTAGAAAAGCAGTCGAAACAAAAAGCCCTTGA
- the LOC100180539 gene encoding rab-like protein 6 isoform X2 produces the protein MFTSIKKWVKNEETNANTGRVVSPQGMQAMRSDLQKKFSKGVQYNLKIVIRGDRNTGKTCLWQRLQGNKFTEEYSPTPEIQAASIHWNYKATDDIVKVDVWDVVDQGKSKKSKDSLKIRNDDDEIDDLQLDANFLDVYKGAHAVIMVFDITKKWTFNYIERELPKVPPHIPVLILANHRDMGDHRVVVLDEVQAFVESVDRPPGSAGVSFLETSMKEGFGLKYIHKFFNLPFLLLQRESLLKQLETNHLDVESCLEELQVDATSEEQSYQRFQDRLKGRPTPTTHVAPTTHVAPTTYVAPTTHVAPTTTVVNGQHKPPPIVTPPPNQPTPPSTINPTQAPAKPTTPTTGGLFSPSEMVEVPPLDGEKVQPEKRGFMSRLFRGSTRPEPTPQAPTPPTHTPINNPPVVKSIDEFVPHDGAVEDFLDSIPDATATKTQDSDTSSSDGDIGNPMVAGYQEELDSDDQIPDTDSHKIYTYSDSDGEYTADAQAGRVNHPKQRNRTKQASRLSPEQQRRNDANLRSLRISSSDEEAVHGGGLGEDQQQVTTIEMRQTPNNVEEQMEEDKVEVEDQPDVVYQLDDSKYDDVLKDGGLVESGESSDEDMNTNVMVSNIVDDISSGDEPPRVLGGVGEVDGLQLQSSDFDFLEQISTKPIDESISSKTSSKPEERSRKKKNKCSSEEKKKHKRKKAKSKEISGSNEEKSSRRKRSKEKKGDDDLEAFLGGGESFDNI, from the exons ATGTTTACGTCGATTAAGAAGTGGGTGAAGAATGAAGAAACCAACGCAAACACGGGGAGGGTCGTTTCCCCACAAGGCATGCAAGCCATGAGGTCGGATCTACAGAAGAAATTTTCCAAGGGGGTTCAATATAATT TGAAGATAGTGATTCGTGGCGACCGAAACACCGGCAAGACATGTTTATGGCAACGATTACAAGGAAATAAATTCACCGAGGAATATTCTCCAACACCAGAGATACAAGCTGCATCGATACATTGGAATTATAAAG CCACTGATGATATCGTGAAGGTTGATGTTTGGGACGTGGTGGACCAAG GAAAGTCAAAGAAATCGAAAGATTCACTGAAAATACGAAACGATGATGATGAAATAGATGACCTACAGTTAGACGCTAACTTTCTTGATGTATATAAAGGGGCCCATGCTGTTATTATGGTGTTTGATATCACCAAGAAATGGACCTTCAACTATATTGAGCGTGAATTACCAAAG GTTCCTCCACATATCCCTGTGTTAATATTGGCCAACCATAGAGACATGGGGGACCATCGTGTGGTTGTTCTCGATGAAGTCCAAGCATTTGTTGAAAGTGTGGACAG ACCACCAGGGTCAGCCGGGGTTTCATTCTTGGAAACTTCAATGAAGGAAGGTTTTGGCCTCAAGTACATCCACAAGTTCTTCAATCTACCATTCCTGTTACTGCAG AGAGAAAGTTTATTGAAACAACTTGAAACAAATCACTTGGATGTGGAGAGTTGTTTGGAGGAGTTACAAGTCGACGCGACATCTGAGGAACAAAGTTATCAAAG GTTCCAGGACCGATTAAAAGGCCGTCCAACTCCCACCACCCATGTTGCCCCAACCACCCATGTTGCCCCCACCACCTATGTTGCCCCCACCACCCATGTTGCCCCCACAACAACAGTGGTGAATGGACAACACAAACCACCCCCCATTGTAACCCCACCCCCCAACCAACCAACACCCCCTTCTACAATCAACCCCACACAG GCACCAGCCAAACCCACCACCCCCACCACTGGTGGTTTATTCTCTCCTTCAGAGATGGTTGAGGTTCCACCACTAGATGGCGAAAAGGTTCAACCTGAAAAGCGAGGTTTCATGTCAAGGTTgtttagag gTTCCACGAGACCTGAACCCACCCCCCAGGCCCCCACGCCCCCAACACACACCCCTATCAACAACCCCCCGGTGGTCAAATCTATTGATGAGTTTGTACCACACGATGGAGCTGTGGAGGATTTCCTCGATTCAATACCTGATGCTACAGCAACGAAAAC CCAAGACAGCGATACCTCAAGTTCCGATGGAGATATTGGTAATCCTATGGTGGCGGGATATCAGGAGGAGCTTGACTCTGATGATCAAATACCAGATACTG ACAGCCACAAAATATACACGTACTCTGATAGTGATGGTGAATACACGGCCGATGCACAAGCAGGTCGCGTCAATCATCCAAAACAAAGGAATCGCACGAAACAAGCGTCACGTTTATCACCAGAGCAGCAACGTAGAAACGACGCAAATCTGCGAAGTTTACGAATCAGTAGTTCAGATGAAGAGGCTGTGCATGGTGGGGGGTTGGGTGAGGATCAACAACAGGTTACCACGATTGAAATGAGACAGACACCTAATAATGTTGAAGAACAAATGGAAGAAGATAAAGTTGAGGTGGAAGATCAACCTGATGTAGTTTACCAATTGGATGATTCGAAATATGATGATGTATTGAAAGATGGGGGATTGGTTGAGAGTGGTGAAAGCTCTGATGAAGATATGAATACCAATGTTATG GTATCGAATATTGTTGATGATATTTCATCGGGTGACGAACCCCCTCGTGTGTTGGGTGGTGTGGGGGAGGTTGATGGTTTGCAACTTCAATCAAGCGATTTTGACTTCCTGGAACAAATATCAACAAAACCTATCGATGAAT cAATCAGTTCGAAAACTTCCTCCAAACCTGAAGAAAGAAgtcgaaaaaagaaaaacaaatgttcCAGTGAAGAGAAAAAGAAGCACAAAAGGAAGAAGGCAAAATCCAAGGAGATTAGTGGGAGCAATGAGGAGAAATCCTCTCGGAGGAAGAGGAGCAAAGAGAAGAAGGGAGATGATGATCTTGAAGCGTTCCTTGGTGGGGGGGAATCCTTTGacaatatttag
- the LOC100178125 gene encoding 28S ribosomal protein S16, mitochondrial-like isoform X1, with protein MVRLSVLNFVRKTGLQTPYRVSRFRYVAKGSEYLFQDQPDVKIEQKFDGEKILRSERTIRLALSGCTNRPFYRIVLSRKMDGRDTEVRAIEQLGSFDPFPNLWNEKFCALNFERIKHHLALGAYVGKPVRRLLGLSGYLPLDPTLHIFAEGLRRRREIEKLKEEKEKEEETD; from the exons ATGGTTCGGTTAAGTGTCCTTAACTTTGTGAGGAAGACGGGGCTCCAAACTCCGTATCGTGTTTCCCGATTCCGGTACGTTGCTAAGGGATCCGAGTATCTTTTCCAAGATCAACCCGATGTAAAAATTGAGCAAAAGTTTGATGGGGAGAAGATCCTGAGATCCGAGAGAACAATCCGGTTAGCTTTAAGTGGATGCACGAATCGACCTTTTTATAGAATTGTTCTAAGTCGAAAGATGGATGGTCGGGACACTGAGGTTCGTGCA ATTGAGCAGCTCGGCAGTTTCGACCCTTTCCCCAACTTATGGAATGAAAAATTCTGTGCATTGAACTTTGAGCGCATCAAACATCATCTTGCACTCGGTGCTTATGTTGGAAAACCTGTTCGGAGACTCCTAGGACTCAGTGGTTACTTACCCCTCGATCCCACGCTGCATATATTTGCTGAAGGTTTAAGAAGAAGGAGAGAGATAGAAAAACTTAAggaagagaaagaaaaagaagaagaaactgattaa
- the LOC100183640 gene encoding ubiquitin-conjugating enzyme E2-17 kDa-like, giving the protein MALRRIKKELKDLEKDGPCNCTAAPAGEGLDLFQWEATIMGPVDSPYEGGAFYLKIHFPIDYPFKPPKVVFTTKIYHPNINSTGNICLDILRSQWSPALNVSKVLLSISSLLCDPNPGHPLVPEIAKLYVDNREKYLQNAIEWTRKYAKHKK; this is encoded by the coding sequence ATGGCTCTCAGGAGAATAAAGAAAGAGCTTAAAGATTTGGAGAAAGATGGCCCGTGTAATTGTACAGCAGCTCCTGCTGGAGAAGGTTTAGACTTGTTTCAATGGGAAGCCACAATAATGGGCCCTGTTGATTCACCCTATGAAGGGGGAGCCTTCTatcttaaaatacatttcCCCATTGACTACCCATTTAAACCACCCAAGGTTGTTTTCACTACAAAGATATATCATCCCAATATTAACAGCACTGGGAATAtttgtttggatattttgcGTTCGCAATGGTCACCTGCGCTAAATGTATCCAAAGTACTTTTGTCGATCAGTTCGCTTCTGTGCGATCCCAACCCAGGACACCCATTGGTCCCTGAGATTGCCAAGTTATATGTTGATAACAGGGAGAAATATTTGCAGAATGCGATAGagtggacaagaaaatatgcAAAGCACAAGAAATAA
- the LOC100180539 gene encoding rab-like protein 6 isoform X1 — translation MFTSIKKWVKNEETNANTGRVVSPQGMQAMRSDLQKKFSKGVQYNLKIVIRGDRNTGKTCLWQRLQGNKFTEEYSPTPEIQAASIHWNYKATDDIVKVDVWDVVDQGKSKKSKDSLKIRNDDDEIDDLQLDANFLDVYKGAHAVIMVFDITKKWTFNYIERELPKVPPHIPVLILANHRDMGDHRVVVLDEVQAFVESVDRRLSIYESRIYKTLTNSLTRPPGSAGVSFLETSMKEGFGLKYIHKFFNLPFLLLQRESLLKQLETNHLDVESCLEELQVDATSEEQSYQRFQDRLKGRPTPTTHVAPTTHVAPTTYVAPTTHVAPTTTVVNGQHKPPPIVTPPPNQPTPPSTINPTQAPAKPTTPTTGGLFSPSEMVEVPPLDGEKVQPEKRGFMSRLFRGSTRPEPTPQAPTPPTHTPINNPPVVKSIDEFVPHDGAVEDFLDSIPDATATKTQDSDTSSSDGDIGNPMVAGYQEELDSDDQIPDTDSHKIYTYSDSDGEYTADAQAGRVNHPKQRNRTKQASRLSPEQQRRNDANLRSLRISSSDEEAVHGGGLGEDQQQVTTIEMRQTPNNVEEQMEEDKVEVEDQPDVVYQLDDSKYDDVLKDGGLVESGESSDEDMNTNVMVSNIVDDISSGDEPPRVLGGVGEVDGLQLQSSDFDFLEQISTKPIDESISSKTSSKPEERSRKKKNKCSSEEKKKHKRKKAKSKEISGSNEEKSSRRKRSKEKKGDDDLEAFLGGGESFDNI, via the exons ATGTTTACGTCGATTAAGAAGTGGGTGAAGAATGAAGAAACCAACGCAAACACGGGGAGGGTCGTTTCCCCACAAGGCATGCAAGCCATGAGGTCGGATCTACAGAAGAAATTTTCCAAGGGGGTTCAATATAATT TGAAGATAGTGATTCGTGGCGACCGAAACACCGGCAAGACATGTTTATGGCAACGATTACAAGGAAATAAATTCACCGAGGAATATTCTCCAACACCAGAGATACAAGCTGCATCGATACATTGGAATTATAAAG CCACTGATGATATCGTGAAGGTTGATGTTTGGGACGTGGTGGACCAAG GAAAGTCAAAGAAATCGAAAGATTCACTGAAAATACGAAACGATGATGATGAAATAGATGACCTACAGTTAGACGCTAACTTTCTTGATGTATATAAAGGGGCCCATGCTGTTATTATGGTGTTTGATATCACCAAGAAATGGACCTTCAACTATATTGAGCGTGAATTACCAAAG GTTCCTCCACATATCCCTGTGTTAATATTGGCCAACCATAGAGACATGGGGGACCATCGTGTGGTTGTTCTCGATGAAGTCCAAGCATTTGTTGAAAGTGTGGACAG GAGATTGTCAATTTATGAATCCAGGATCTACAAAACTTTAACCAATTCCTTAACTAG ACCACCAGGGTCAGCCGGGGTTTCATTCTTGGAAACTTCAATGAAGGAAGGTTTTGGCCTCAAGTACATCCACAAGTTCTTCAATCTACCATTCCTGTTACTGCAG AGAGAAAGTTTATTGAAACAACTTGAAACAAATCACTTGGATGTGGAGAGTTGTTTGGAGGAGTTACAAGTCGACGCGACATCTGAGGAACAAAGTTATCAAAG GTTCCAGGACCGATTAAAAGGCCGTCCAACTCCCACCACCCATGTTGCCCCAACCACCCATGTTGCCCCCACCACCTATGTTGCCCCCACCACCCATGTTGCCCCCACAACAACAGTGGTGAATGGACAACACAAACCACCCCCCATTGTAACCCCACCCCCCAACCAACCAACACCCCCTTCTACAATCAACCCCACACAG GCACCAGCCAAACCCACCACCCCCACCACTGGTGGTTTATTCTCTCCTTCAGAGATGGTTGAGGTTCCACCACTAGATGGCGAAAAGGTTCAACCTGAAAAGCGAGGTTTCATGTCAAGGTTgtttagag gTTCCACGAGACCTGAACCCACCCCCCAGGCCCCCACGCCCCCAACACACACCCCTATCAACAACCCCCCGGTGGTCAAATCTATTGATGAGTTTGTACCACACGATGGAGCTGTGGAGGATTTCCTCGATTCAATACCTGATGCTACAGCAACGAAAAC CCAAGACAGCGATACCTCAAGTTCCGATGGAGATATTGGTAATCCTATGGTGGCGGGATATCAGGAGGAGCTTGACTCTGATGATCAAATACCAGATACTG ACAGCCACAAAATATACACGTACTCTGATAGTGATGGTGAATACACGGCCGATGCACAAGCAGGTCGCGTCAATCATCCAAAACAAAGGAATCGCACGAAACAAGCGTCACGTTTATCACCAGAGCAGCAACGTAGAAACGACGCAAATCTGCGAAGTTTACGAATCAGTAGTTCAGATGAAGAGGCTGTGCATGGTGGGGGGTTGGGTGAGGATCAACAACAGGTTACCACGATTGAAATGAGACAGACACCTAATAATGTTGAAGAACAAATGGAAGAAGATAAAGTTGAGGTGGAAGATCAACCTGATGTAGTTTACCAATTGGATGATTCGAAATATGATGATGTATTGAAAGATGGGGGATTGGTTGAGAGTGGTGAAAGCTCTGATGAAGATATGAATACCAATGTTATG GTATCGAATATTGTTGATGATATTTCATCGGGTGACGAACCCCCTCGTGTGTTGGGTGGTGTGGGGGAGGTTGATGGTTTGCAACTTCAATCAAGCGATTTTGACTTCCTGGAACAAATATCAACAAAACCTATCGATGAAT cAATCAGTTCGAAAACTTCCTCCAAACCTGAAGAAAGAAgtcgaaaaaagaaaaacaaatgttcCAGTGAAGAGAAAAAGAAGCACAAAAGGAAGAAGGCAAAATCCAAGGAGATTAGTGGGAGCAATGAGGAGAAATCCTCTCGGAGGAAGAGGAGCAAAGAGAAGAAGGGAGATGATGATCTTGAAGCGTTCCTTGGTGGGGGGGAATCCTTTGacaatatttag
- the LOC100178125 gene encoding 28S ribosomal protein S16, mitochondrial-like isoform X2 — translation MVRLSVLNFVRKTGLQTPYRVSRFRYVAKGSEYLFQDQPDVKIEQKFDGEKILRSERTIRLALSGCTNRPFYRIVLSRKMDGRDTEIEQLGSFDPFPNLWNEKFCALNFERIKHHLALGAYVGKPVRRLLGLSGYLPLDPTLHIFAEGLRRRREIEKLKEEKEKEEETD, via the exons ATGGTTCGGTTAAGTGTCCTTAACTTTGTGAGGAAGACGGGGCTCCAAACTCCGTATCGTGTTTCCCGATTCCGGTACGTTGCTAAGGGATCCGAGTATCTTTTCCAAGATCAACCCGATGTAAAAATTGAGCAAAAGTTTGATGGGGAGAAGATCCTGAGATCCGAGAGAACAATCCGGTTAGCTTTAAGTGGATGCACGAATCGACCTTTTTATAGAATTGTTCTAAGTCGAAAGATGGATGGTCGGGACACTGAG ATTGAGCAGCTCGGCAGTTTCGACCCTTTCCCCAACTTATGGAATGAAAAATTCTGTGCATTGAACTTTGAGCGCATCAAACATCATCTTGCACTCGGTGCTTATGTTGGAAAACCTGTTCGGAGACTCCTAGGACTCAGTGGTTACTTACCCCTCGATCCCACGCTGCATATATTTGCTGAAGGTTTAAGAAGAAGGAGAGAGATAGAAAAACTTAAggaagagaaagaaaaagaagaagaaactgattaa